A stretch of Plasmodium chabaudi chabaudi strain AS genome assembly, chromosome: 14 DNA encodes these proteins:
- a CDS encoding proline--tRNA ligase, putative: MRIVLNAFKRVTEIKTRNQYIHIVSKRMCSTNSEIDIPEADRIESQKLFDELKELNINYKEVKHGKVNSIKEILDLNLEKSENVIKNLFLKDKKKNYFYLCVANWKKLDLKNVSTQLKTSNLRFVDDENLKNILNVNPGSLTPFSIKSDKDNIVKLYFDEDIKNMDEVIIHPMHNYSCIYVKTSDVIKYCDLHNHTPEFINLPDSKDTENQNIKRDDTSIYEENPKDAANLTHGKSSEKINEKDKGKDGGNILGITSKKEQNFSDWYTQVIVKSELIEYYDISGCYILRPASYYIWECIQTFFNNEIKKLDVENSYFPLFVTKNKLEKEKNHIEGFSPEVAWVTKYGDTNLPEEIAIRPTSETIMYSVFSKWIRSHRDLPLKLNQWNTVVRWEFKQPTPFIRTREFLWQEGHTAHKNEEEAVKMVFDILDIYRRWYEECLAVPVIKGIKSEGEKFGGANFTSTNETFISESGRAIQAATSHYLGTNFAKMFKIEFEDEQENKQYVHQTSWGCTTRSIGVMIMVHSDNKGLILPPNVAKYKAVIVPILYKNTDETAIFNYCKDIEKILKNAQINCIFDDRDLYSPGYKFNHWELRGIPIRIEVGPKDIQNNSCVFVRRDNNQKFNIKKESVLLETQQMLVDIHKNLFLKAKKKLDDSIVQITSFDQVMDALNKKKMVLAPWCEDIATEEEIKKETQRLSMNQTNVETSLSGAMKPLCIPLDQPPMPPNTKCFWSGKPAKRWCLFGRSY, encoded by the coding sequence atgcGAATTGTATTGAATGCATTTAAAAGAGTTACAGAAATAAAGACAAGAAATCAGTACATACATATAGTTTCAAAAAGAATGTGTAGCACAAATTCAGAAATTGATATCCCAGAGGCAGACCGAATAGAATCTCAAAAATTGTTTGACGAACtaaaagaattaaatataaattacaaAGAAGTAAAACATGGGAAAGTAAATTCAATTAAAGAAATTTTAGATTTAAATTTGGAGAAATCggaaaatgtaataaaaaatttatttttaaaagataaaaaaaaaaactatttttatctatGTGTAGCTAACTGGAAAAAAttagatttaaaaaatgtatcaACCCAATTAAAAACATCAAATTTAAGGTTTGTtgatgatgaaaatttaaaaaatatattaaatgtaaATCCAGGATCTCTTACTCCATTTTCTATTAAATCAGATAAAGATAATattgtaaaattatattttgacgaagacataaaaaatatggatgaAGTTATTATTCATCCTATGCACAATTATAGCTGTATATATGTCAAAACATCGGatgttattaaatattgtgATTTGCATAATCATACACCcgaatttataaatttaccAGATTCAAAAGATACtgaaaatcaaaatatcAAAAGAGATGATACTAGTATTTATGAAGAAAATCCAAAAGACGCAGCCAACTTAACACACGGAAAAAGTAGtgagaaaataaatgaaaaagataaagGAAAGGATGGAGGTAATATCCTTGGAATAACTTCAAAAAAAGAACAAAATTTTTCAGATTGGTATACACAAGTAATTGTAAAAAGTGAATTAATAGAATATTATGATATTTCTGgatgttatatattaaggCCAGCTTCTTACTACATATGGGAATGTATccaaacattttttaataacgAGATAAAGAAATTGGATGTAGAGAATTCCtattttccattatttgttacaaaaaataaattagaaaaagagaaaaatcATATAGAAGGTTTTAGTCCAGAAGTTGCTTGGGTTACCAAATATGGTGATACAAATTTACCTGAAGAAATTGCTATAAGGCCTACTAGTGAAACTATTATGTATTCtgtattttcaaaatggATCAGATCCCACAGAGATTTACCATTAAAATTGAATCAATGGAATACAGTAGTTAGATGGGAATTTAAACAACCAACACCCTTTATTAGAACAAGAGAATTTTTATGGCAAGAAGGACATACAGcacataaaaatgaagaagaagctgtaaaaatggtatttgatatattagatatatatagaagATGGTATGAAGAATGTTTAGCAGTACCAGTTATTAAGGGAATCAAAAGTGAAGGAGAAAAATTCGGTGGAGCTAATTTTACATCAACTAATGAAACATTTATAAGTGAAAGTGGAAGAGCTATACAAGCAGCTACATCACATTATTTAGGTACAAATTTTgcaaaaatgtttaaaataGAATTTGAAGATGAAcaagaaaataaacaatatgTACATCAAACATCATGGGGATGTACTACTAGATCTATAGGTGTTATGATTATGGTGCATAGTGATAATAAAGGATTAATTTTACCACCAAATGttgcaaaatataaagcTGTTATTGTacctattttatataaaaatacggATGAAACtgctatttttaattattgtaaagatatagaaaaaattttaaaaaatgcacaaattaattgtatatttgATGATAGAGATTTATATTCTCCAGGTTATAAATTTAACCATTGGGAATTGAGAGGAATACCAATAAGAATAGAAGTAGGGCCAAaagatatacaaaataattcttGTGTTTTTGTTCGTCGAGATAATAATCAAAAATTCAATATCAAAAAAGAAAGCGTATTATTAGAAACACAACAAATGCTAGTtgatatacataaaaacttatttttaaaagctaaaaaaaaattagatgATTCTATTGTTCAAATTACTTCATTTGATCAAGTTATGGATGctcttaataaaaaaaaaatggtattAGCACCATGGTGTGAGGATATAGCAACAGAAGAAGAAatcaaaaaagaaacacAAAGACTATCTATGAACCAAACAAATGTTGAAACCTCACTTAGTGGGGCTATGAAACCTTTATGCATACCCCTTGATCAGCCTCCTATGCCACCAAATACCAAATGCTTTTGGAGTGGGAAACCAGCAAAAAGATGGTGCCTCTTTGGAAGAAGCTATTAA
- a CDS encoding DNA-directed RNA polymerases I, II, and III subunit RPABC3, putative: MASNILFEDRFVISNVDNSKFEKVSRIKAKSTGYDAELILDVHSELFKVEEKKAIYLALQDNFMGYSDDKTWEQTDNKSLNNIEYIMSGRIFKFEELSSERRTVYASYGGLMMALTADKQFIGDLEIDMKIYLLAKNVDIERA, encoded by the exons ATGGCATCAAACATTTTGTTCGAAGACCGTTTTGTTATAAGCAATGTAGATAATTCAAAGTTTGAAAAAGTCAGTAGAATAAAAGCTAAAAGTACGGGTTATGATGCTGAATTAATTCTTGATGTCCATTCAGAATTGTTTAAAGTTGAAGAAAAGAAG gCCATATACTTAGCACTTCAAGATAATTTTATGGGGTATAGTGATGACAAAACATGGGAGCAAACTGATAATAAgtcattaaataatattgaatatattatgagtggccgaatttttaaatttgagGAGCTTTCATCCGAAAGAAG gACTGTTTATGCTTCTTATGGGGGACTAATGATGGCACTAACAGCAGATAAACAATTTATAGGAGATCTTGAAATAGacatgaaaatttatttacttGCCAAAAATGTGGATATTGAAAGAGCATAA
- a CDS encoding dynein light chain 1, putative: MADRKPNKNAVVKNVDMTEEMQIDAIDCANQALQKYNVEKDIAAHIKKEFDRKYDPTWHCVVGRNFGSYVTHETKNFIYFYIGQVAILLFKSG, encoded by the coding sequence atggctGATAGAaaaccaaataaaaatgcggttgtaaaaaatgtagaTATGACCGAAGAAATGCAAATTGATGCCATTGATTGTGCTAACCAAGCTCTACAAAAATACAATGTCGAAAAAGATATTGCAgcacatataaaaaaagagttTGACAGAAAATATGACCCTACATGGCATTGTGTAGTCGGAAGGAATTTTGGATCATATGTTACACATGAAACTaagaattttatttatttctatattgGACAAGTAgctatattattgtttaaatCCGGATga
- a CDS encoding integral membrane protein GPR180, putative, which produces MNSKKMEKKTIYYFFMLIVSYFIIHNVESKVFHGNFYIKKNEKIHYLTKFSCNIGTCEFNIKMKLKDNILEKMVQAYYKMKSSEFSNNINNEGVENNKLFYMDYDNSYYVLTNNHEKPFSQRVTLMLDIEEKYVNKNEKCHAFGNLRSVHRFSVPFQFKYSDLINSRTYNLKKITNNKYSKSFDSIYSELQNNKYLQSEILNYETIINEKNSNYEYKNIYAKTTHRVHVWFLMFDDCYDNFVRNLKLNIKTKIAYWEYLLYASERKDISHLSALQPNNKNRDNYNDDDDYDDDTKYYKTYNFDKNTLLENPKRLLFIESSFTQGEREDISFFLKYYDFKKMKNFTNMYNNLYKNGFYEQVIDYIYENEGFNIEYEVNILQANNSHFSYELLHSPLLTSIITLLYVYLIYQYGEKIFKNISSRQNKHIMVVCLAFVILIQLISNFLLFIHLLVYSQNGIGIELFKLTFNILNFLVQIIMCTMLLSLSYGLTIFEAKISNFTKIKVIFVVITFFHIILVVFDNTYIKDSSSKFFDNDNITGYIILALRILLSIVYHINLSKLYKVTNQEKISKFLQKLYICGLFYILSFPIIFMICYIFDTYWRQRFMLFGTAFLQYVSIYFITKMFLTNSEYFKVSDMSASDLPGATSSLFNQKAHAH; this is translated from the exons gaaaacgatatactatttttttatgctgATCGTGtcatatttcattattcatAATGTAGAAAGTAAGGTCTTTCAtggaaatttttatataaaaaaaaatgaaaaaatccattatttaacaaaatttagTTGCAATATAGGGACATGcgaatttaatattaaaatgaagCTTAAAGACAATATATTAGAGAAAATGGTGCAGgcttattataaaatgaaaagtaGTGAATTctctaataatataaataacgaAGGTGTagaaaataacaaattattttatatggattatgataattcatattatgTCTTAACTAATAATCATGAAAAACCATTTTCGCAAAGAGTTACATTAATGCTTGATATTGAAGAAAAgtatgttaataaaaatgaaaaatgtcATGCTTTTGGAAATTTAAGAAGTGTGCATAGATTTAGTGTACCGTtccaatttaaatattctgaTTTAATTAACAGTAGGACATacaacttaaaaaaaattacaaataataaatattcaaagTCCTTTGATTCTATCTATAGTgaattacaaaataataaatatttacaatcagaaatattaaattatgagACTATTAttaacgaaaaaaattcaaattatgaatataaaaacatttatgCTAAAACAACACATCGTGTTCATGTTTGGTTCTTAATGTTTGATGATTGTtatgataattttgttcgtaatttgaaattaaatataaaaactaaAATAGCATATTGGGAATATCTATTATATGCATCCGAAAGAAAAGACATTTCACATTTATCAGCTTTACaaccaaataataaaaatagggataattataatgacGATGATGATTACGACGAtgatacaaaatattataaaacatataattttgataaaaatacacTTTTAGAAAATCCAAAAAGACTTTTATTCATCGAAAGTAGCTTCACACAAGGAGAAAGAGAAgacatttcttttttccttaaatattatgattttaaaaaaatgaaaaattttactaatatgtataataatttatataaaaatggatttTATGAGCAAGTAattgattatatatatgaaaatgaagGGTTCAATATAGAATATGAAGTAAATATACTTCAAGCAAATAATTCGCATTTTTCTTATGAGTTATTACATTCACCCCTTTTAACAAGCATAATAACtcttttatatgtttatctTATTTACCAATATGgagaaaaaatttttaaaaatatttcatcaaGACAAAACAAGCACATAATGGTTGTCTGCTTAGCATTTGtaatattaatacaatTAATATCAAactttttgttatttatacatttattaGTTTATTCACAAAACGGTATTGGAATTGAACTTTTTAAACTTACATTCAATATACTCAATTTTTTAGTGCAAATTATCATGTGTACTATGTTACTTTCACTAAGTTATGgtttaacaatttttgaGGCCAAAATTAGTAactttacaaaaataaaagtcaTATTTGTtgttattacatttttccAC atCATTTTAGTCGTATTTGACAACACATATATCAAGGACTCGTCATCTAAGTTCTTTGACAATGATAACATAACTGGCTACATAATACTAGCTTTAAGAATATTACTATCAATTgtatatcatataaatttaagtaAACTGTATAAGGTCACTAATCAAGAGaaaatttcaaaatttttacaaaaattatatatatgtggcTTATTTTACATACTTTCGTTtccaataatttttatgatatgctatatatttgataCATATTGGAGACAAAGATTTATGCTATTTGGAACAgcatttttacaatatgtttctatatattttattacaaaaatgtttttaacaaattcggaatattttaaagttTCCGATATGTCAGCAAGCGACCTTCCTGGAGCAACATCCAGTTTATTTAATCAAAAGGCTCATGCCCATTAA